The window GCGCCAGCCGAAGGCAGCGACCAGCGTTTGCGACAGCGGCAGGAACACGGTGGAGGAGAACCCGGCGACGACGGTGAGGGTGAGGAGGGCGGTGTGCCGGTCGCGCTCAAACCAGGTGTTGATAACCGCGAACGCCGGTTCGTACAGGACCGCGGCCCCGGCCAGGCCCATCCCGACGAACGCGAGATACATCTGCGGAAGGTTGGTCGCTCGCGACCACGCCAACACCGAGACTCCGGCCAGCAGACTCCCCGCGGTCATCAGTCCACGGGCGCCGTGACGGTCGAGCCACCACCCTGCCGGGACGGCGGCGAGGCCGGTGATGGCCAGACTCAGTGTGAGTGCACCGGAGAGCTGCGCGGTGCCGGCGCCGAAGTCCTCGCGCATCGGCGCCAGCATCACCGCGAAGGAGTAGAACAAGGCGCCGTAACTGATGGTCTCGGTGACGGCCAGGGCCCAGACCATGCGCCAGCCGGGATAGTCGCGCCGCCGCGGGCGCGTCGTCCGGGACGAGCTCATCCGGTGCAGCATCCCCCACGCGTCGGCGCCGCTGCCTCGCGGACGAGTTCGGCGACCTGACCGCCACCGGCGACGCCGGTCGAGAACCCTTGCGCGGCGAGGCCGGTCGAGAACCCTTGCGCGGCGAGGCCGACCGGTCGGGCGCGGTGAGCGCCGGGGGGCACGGTGAGCTCGTCCAGGGCCGGGGTGCTGCCGCAGCAGCCGTCCCCGGTGCCCGCGGTGTCCTCGCCGCGGTCGTTGACCGAGCAGACCCCGGTCTCGGGCAGCTCGAGATGCACGGCATCGGCGGCCTCGAGGTCCCCGGCAATCGCGGCGACGACACTGCGGACCTGCTCGTTCCCGGTCGTGATCAGGAAGGTGGGTGCACGTCCGTAGGACTTCATGCCGACGACGTAGAAGCCGGGCTCGGGGTGAGCCAGGTCGCGGTGCCCATGCGGGGGCACCGTGCCGCAGGAGTGATAGGCCGGGTCGATCAGCGGGGCGAGCGCGCGCGGTGCTTCCAGGCCGGGGTGCAGGTCGAGCTGGAGTTCGCGGAGCAGGTCGAGGTCGGGCCGGAAACCGGTCGCCGCGGCGACGTTGTGCACGCCCTCGATGCGTTGGCCGTCGGTGCTGACGACGCTGACGCACTCCTCGCCCACCTCGACCCGTCCGGCCGTGAACCCGGTCACGAGTTCTACTGCGCCGGACTCGACGAGCGCGCGCAGGTCGGTGCCGAGCTGACCGCGGGCGCTGAGCTGGTCGGCCTCGCCACCGCCGTAAGCCTTTCCTGGGGCGGGTCGGCGGATCGCCCAGACGATGCTGGTGCCGGGCTCGTCCTGCGCGAGGCGCGCGAGGTTGAGCAGCGTGTTGGCGGCGGAGTGGCCCGCGCCGACGACCAGGGTCCGGCGCCCGGCGAACCGAGACCGCTGCCAGCCGAGGACGTCGGGCAGCGGCCCGACCAGATGTGCCGCGGCGTCTTCCTCACCGTGCGCGGGCAGTCCCGCGCCCAGCGGGTTCGGCTGGCCCCACGTCCCGGACGCGTCGAGAACGGCGCGCGCCCGGACATCGATCGTGGATCCGTCGTCGCGCCGGACGCGCAGGACGAACGGCCGGTCGGCCCGGCCAATCGCTTTGGCCTTGTCCAGACCGTCACGGCTGATCGCCACGACGCGATGCCCCGTCTGCACGTGCGGCGCGAGCGCGGCGGCGAGCGGTTCGAGGTAGTGCGCAACCAGCTCCCCGCCGGTGGGCGGGATGTTTGTGGCCGGTATCGCCCACCCGGCCGCGGTCAGGATCTCGGCAGCCGCGGCATCGACGATCCACCGCCACGGCGTGAAAGTGCGGATGTGAGCCCACGACCGGACCGCGGCCCCGACCGAAGGCCCGCTTTCAAGGACGACGTAGGGCAGCCTTCGGCGGGCGAGGTGCGCGGCCGCGGCCAGGCCCACCGGCCCAGCACCGATCACGGCGACGGGAACGCCGGCGTTGCTCGCTGTAGTCACTGGAAACCCCCTAGGACCATTCTTCGACGAATATCGAAGGACCGCCAGCGTGGCGCCGAAGCTAGACGTTCGTCAAGTAGTTACTTGATATTCATCGAAGATCGCGTACCCTGGCTTCGTGCCCAAGGCTCTGCCCGTCCTCGACACCACCGCAGCTGTGTGCTGCGCGCCGCTGGCCGCGGGCGTCGTCGATGCCGACGCGGCGCTGGAAATCGCCCTGCGGATGAAGGCGCTCGCGGACCCGGTGCGCGTGCAGTTGATGAGTCTGCTGATCGCCGAGCGGGAAACCGGGGTCTGCACCTGCGACCTCGCGCCGGCCGTCGGGGTCTCCGAGGCGACGGTCAGCCACCACCTCAAGCAACTGCGCGACGCGGGATTGATCGAGGGGACGAAGAAGGGCACGAACACCTGGTACCGACCGCGGCTGGACAACCTTGGCGCGCTCTGCCGGATCATCGACCCGAACTGCTGCTGAGGTGGACCTGCTCGCACGCAAAGCGTTCGCGGAGTTCCTCGGCGGCGCCCTGCTCGCCGCGACCGTCGTCGGGTCCGGAATCGCCGCCACGCGGCTGACCGAGGACGTCGCGCTGCAATTGCTGACCAACGCGGTCATCACCGGTGCCGTGCTGGTCGCGCTGATCCTCGCCCTCGGCCCGGTCTCCGCGGCGTTCAATCCGGTGGTGACGCTGGTGGAGCGGGGGCTGGGCGCGATCGACAACCGCTGCACGGCCGCGCTCCTCACGGCGCAGGTGGCCGGGTGCTGCGTCGGGGTCGTGATCGCGAACCTGATGTTCGACCTGTCCGCGGTCGACATCAGCAGCCGCGACCGCAGCGACGCGCACCTCCTGCTCTCCGAAGTCGTGGCAACGTTCGGTCTGGTGGTCGTGATCTTCGGCGTCGTCCGCGCCGGCCGCAGTGCGTCGGTCGCCTACGCCGTCGGCGGCTACATCACCGCCGCGTACTGGTTCACCTCCAGCACCAGCTTCGCCAACCCGGCCATCACCGTCGGCCGGATGCTCAGCGACACCTTCGCCGGCATCGAACCCGCGAGCGTCCCCGGCTTCGTCGGTGCACAAGTCCTCGGCGGTGCACTCGCCCTTGGCGCGGTGCTTGCGCTCTACCCCAACACGCGCCGGGTCGCCGCCGACCTCGTCGAAGCCGCGGAGAACCCGTCATGACCGACATCCCCGTCGTCCTCTACGCCTGCATCCACAACGGCGGCCGCAGCCTCGCGGCCAAGGTCCTCACCGAGCACTACGGCGCCGGCCGCGTCGAGGCTCGCTCCGCCGGGAGCGAGCCAGGTGAGTCCCTCAACCCCCTTGTCGTCCAGGTGCTGCATGAGCGTGGCCTCAGCACGGAAGGCGAACGACCGAAGCTGCTCACCACCGACGGCGTGGCCGAAGCAGACGTCGTCGTCACCATGGGGTGCGGCGAGACCTGCCCGATCTTCCCCGGCAAGCGCTATGAGGACTGGGAACTCGACGACCCCAAGGGCCAGGACCTTGACACCGTCCGCCGCATCGTCGACGAAGTCGACGCCCACGTCCGCAGACTGCTCGGCGAGCTCGGCGCGGACTGACCCAGCCGACGGCAACCGTGACGGCGACCGGGCCGGACCGACTAGGCCCACCCCTGCTTCACCCGCCGCTCAGGGGCGCGGCTGCACGTCGAGCACGTGCTGGGGATTCGGGCGCTCGCCCTGGGAGTAGTCGCCGAACGGCGCGTCCCGGCGCGCGACGGCGGCTGAGGCGCCCTCCTGCTCCGCGAGGCGGATGAACTCGAGCGCGTCCGGGGTGTTCCGGAGCATCCCGTCGAGCATCGTCCCGAGCAGTTGGGTGCTCCCGAGGCCCATGTTCATGTAGGCCTGGTTGACGACCGTCTTCATCGCGGTGAGCTGGGACTGCGGGATGGTGACGAGGCGGTCGGCGAGGGCGAAGACCGTCTCCTCGAGCCGCTCGAACGGGACGGCGTCGTTGACCAGGCCGAGGGCCTTGGCCTCGACCCCGGACAGGGCCCGGCCGGTGAGCGCCAGCTCCTTCGCGTGGGCCAGCCCGAGGCGGTAGATCCACATGCCGGCGAGGTGGCAGCCCCACATCCGGGAGTACGGCGTCCCGATCCGGGCGTCCTCGCTCATCACCACGATGTCGGCGCACAGGGCGAGCTCGCTCCCGCCGCCGACGCACCAGCCGTGGACCGCCGCGATCACCGGCTTGGGGCTGTGCCACAGGCTCATGAACTTCGGGACGAACCCGAGCGTCGGCGAGCTGTTGGTGATGAGCTCCTTGCCCGGGTCCCACTTGCCGTCGGTGTAGAGCACCTCGTCCCACTGGTGGAACCCGTCGCCGAAGTCGAAGCCGGCGCAGAACGCGCGCCCGGCACCGCGCAGGACGATCACCTTCACCGCGCGGTCCCGGGCGGCCAGGTTGACCGCCGCCTCGATCTCGTCGGGCATCGGCGGAACGATCGTGTTGAGCTCGTCGGGACGGTTCAAGGTGATCGTGGCAACGGGGCCGTCCGTCGCATAGACGAGGGTTTCGAACTGGTTTGCCATGATCGGCTCCGGGACTCGCGGGACGTCGAAACCCTGACGTTACGGGGTTCCCGACGCACGGTTGCGCCGCACGAGGCAGGATGGAGCTAACAGACCTACCGTTCGGTAACAGAGGAAGCCCGCCCATGACCTCGGTGCGAGTCCATACCCGTATCGCCGCTCCGGCGGACGTCGTCTGGAAGGTCGTCAGCGACGCCGCCGCCGTCGCGTCCTGGGTACCCGCGATCGCGCGCTCGTCGGCCAGCGGGTCGACCCGGCAGTACGAGATCCACAACGGGCCGGTGATTCACGAGGAGATCGTCACCAACGACCAGGTTCTCCGCCGGTTCCAGCACTCGATCCGCTCGGGCCTGCCGATCGAGGCGCACCTGGCCACGATCGACGTCCTCGACGACCGCGACGGTTCCCTGGTCGTCTACGGCGCCGACGTCGAACCCCAGGCTGCCGCCTCGATGATGGCCGGGCTGATGTCGGAGGCCCTCGACGGGCTCCGGCGCTTCGTCGAGGCCGGCGCCTGACGCAGCGTGGTGCAGGTCACGCCGACCGATCCCCCGTGCGTTAGCCTGGCGCCCTCTCCATCGATCGAAGGCGAGGAAACGACGTGAAGAAGCTCGTGCTGGCCGCGCTCGCAGCGGCCGGGGGTGCGCTGGCGTTCAAGAAGCTGAAGGCCGGCAAGGCGGAGCAGGACCTGTGGGCCGAGGCCACCGACCCGGTGCGCTGACGCTCCACCGACGCTGACGCCCTCGCCCGGTCCGGGCGGGGGCGTTCGCATCTTCTGCGGGTGTCTGCGCCCATCCGCCCGGGCTGATAGCCGCGGCGCGCCGCAGAAGTTGAGGCGCTAGCCTGAACCCCGCGCATCCCGGGGACGTAGCTCAACTGGCAGAGCACTGCCTTTGCAAGGCAGGGGTTAGGGGTTCAAGTCCCCTCGTCTCCACCGCGGTTCACCTGTACAAACGCCTGTAATTTCACGGGCCCGGCCCGGCGTTTCGGCCCCATGATTGCCAACTTGGTTGCCTAATCCGCAGTCAGGCTGGGGCCGTGGGTCCCCCTTCGCGACGATCTGGGCCGCTCAGCTGGGTGAGCCGAGCGCCCGATCCATGGCTTCAGCGGCAGCACGTAGCCGCTCGTCCAGAACGTGGGTGTAGGTGTCCATCGTCAACCGGATCGTGGAGTGCCCGAGGACCTCCATGACGGTCCGGTGGTCGACGCCGTGGGCGATCAGGAACGTCGCGCAGGCATGCCGGAGATCGTGCATCCGCAGCCAGTCGAGGTCAGCGCTGGCGCGCAGAAGTTCGAATCGCCGGTTCACGTTGCGAGGCTCCATCGGCGTACCCAGCGTCGAGGCGAACACCAGGCCGTTGTCCTGCCAGGCGGGCCCAGCCGCGAGGCGCTCGGCGGCTTGCCGGGCGCGCTGCCGTTCGAACGCGGGCACCGCGACGGCGGGGATTGGGAGGACCCGGCGGGACCGGTGCGTCTTAGGTTCCACGATGCGTAGTGATCCGCCGGCCCGTTGCACGGCTTGCCGGACGTGCAGCACCCGGTTGTCGAGGTCGACATCCGACCACCTCAGCCCGAGAATCTCGCCGCGCCGCAGGCCGAGGGTCAGGGCCACCACGAGGACCCCTTCGAGGCGGTTGCTGGCTGCTGCCGTGAGGAGGCGTTTCGCCTCCTCGACGGTGAGCACCCGGCGTTCCGGCTTGGCGAGGCTCGGTGAGCGCGCGGCCTTCGCAGCGTTGCGTGCGATCAGGTCGAGGCGTTCGGCGTCCGAGAGAGCGGAGCGCAACACGGCGTGGATCTTCACAACCGTCGCCGGAGCGACCACCTCGGCGCGGGCGGCCAGGAACAACTGCACATCGCGAGGCCTGAGCTTGTCGAGCCGGATCTGCCCGAGGCCCGGCTTGATGTGGCTGTCGATCGCGATGCGATATCGGTCGAGAGTGCTGGGCCGGGTGCCGTCGAGAGCCTTGATGTCGGTCATCCACTCGTCGAGCCAGGCGGCCAAGGTGCGCGGCGGCGCGGCGATGTCGACCCCTTTGTCCTGGGCGCCGCGCAGCTGCCGCAGCTTCGCGACGACTTCTGCCTTGGTCGCGCCGGTGACGATCGGCCGCCGGCGTTTGCCGTCGATCCAGCCGAGGTCGAGCATCCCGACCCACCGCCCGTCGCGCGCGCGACGGTAAATGCTGCCCTCGCCGTGAGCGCGCCGGCGTGACGTGCCGTCCGTCGTCATGACTCCTCCGAACCGAGGTTGTT of the Sporichthya polymorpha DSM 43042 genome contains:
- a CDS encoding DLW-39 family protein, giving the protein MKKLVLAALAAAGGALAFKKLKAGKAEQDLWAEATDPVR
- a CDS encoding SRPBCC family protein is translated as MTSVRVHTRIAAPADVVWKVVSDAAAVASWVPAIARSSASGSTRQYEIHNGPVIHEEIVTNDQVLRRFQHSIRSGLPIEAHLATIDVLDDRDGSLVVYGADVEPQAAASMMAGLMSEALDGLRRFVEAGA
- a CDS encoding Rv2640c family ArsR-like transcriptional regulator, coding for MPKALPVLDTTAAVCCAPLAAGVVDADAALEIALRMKALADPVRVQLMSLLIAERETGVCTCDLAPAVGVSEATVSHHLKQLRDAGLIEGTKKGTNTWYRPRLDNLGALCRIIDPNCC
- a CDS encoding NAD(P)-binding domain-containing protein, with the translated sequence MTTASNAGVPVAVIGAGPVGLAAAAHLARRRLPYVVLESGPSVGAAVRSWAHIRTFTPWRWIVDAAAAEILTAAGWAIPATNIPPTGGELVAHYLEPLAAALAPHVQTGHRVVAISRDGLDKAKAIGRADRPFVLRVRRDDGSTIDVRARAVLDASGTWGQPNPLGAGLPAHGEEDAAAHLVGPLPDVLGWQRSRFAGRRTLVVGAGHSAANTLLNLARLAQDEPGTSIVWAIRRPAPGKAYGGGEADQLSARGQLGTDLRALVESGAVELVTGFTAGRVEVGEECVSVVSTDGQRIEGVHNVAAATGFRPDLDLLRELQLDLHPGLEAPRALAPLIDPAYHSCGTVPPHGHRDLAHPEPGFYVVGMKSYGRAPTFLITTGNEQVRSVVAAIAGDLEAADAVHLELPETGVCSVNDRGEDTAGTGDGCCGSTPALDELTVPPGAHRARPVGLAAQGFSTGLAAQGFSTGVAGGGQVAELVREAAAPTRGGCCTG
- a CDS encoding aquaporin, whose product is MDLLARKAFAEFLGGALLAATVVGSGIAATRLTEDVALQLLTNAVITGAVLVALILALGPVSAAFNPVVTLVERGLGAIDNRCTAALLTAQVAGCCVGVVIANLMFDLSAVDISSRDRSDAHLLLSEVVATFGLVVVIFGVVRAGRSASVAYAVGGYITAAYWFTSSTSFANPAITVGRMLSDTFAGIEPASVPGFVGAQVLGGALALGAVLALYPNTRRVAADLVEAAENPS
- a CDS encoding low molecular weight phosphatase family protein; this translates as MTDIPVVLYACIHNGGRSLAAKVLTEHYGAGRVEARSAGSEPGESLNPLVVQVLHERGLSTEGERPKLLTTDGVAEADVVVTMGCGETCPIFPGKRYEDWELDDPKGQDLDTVRRIVDEVDAHVRRLLGELGAD
- a CDS encoding tyrosine-type recombinase/integrase, producing the protein MLDLGWIDGKRRRPIVTGATKAEVVAKLRQLRGAQDKGVDIAAPPRTLAAWLDEWMTDIKALDGTRPSTLDRYRIAIDSHIKPGLGQIRLDKLRPRDVQLFLAARAEVVAPATVVKIHAVLRSALSDAERLDLIARNAAKAARSPSLAKPERRVLTVEEAKRLLTAAASNRLEGVLVVALTLGLRRGEILGLRWSDVDLDNRVLHVRQAVQRAGGSLRIVEPKTHRSRRVLPIPAVAVPAFERQRARQAAERLAAGPAWQDNGLVFASTLGTPMEPRNVNRRFELLRASADLDWLRMHDLRHACATFLIAHGVDHRTVMEVLGHSTIRLTMDTYTHVLDERLRAAAEAMDRALGSPS
- a CDS encoding crotonase/enoyl-CoA hydratase family protein, translated to MANQFETLVYATDGPVATITLNRPDELNTIVPPMPDEIEAAVNLAARDRAVKVIVLRGAGRAFCAGFDFGDGFHQWDEVLYTDGKWDPGKELITNSSPTLGFVPKFMSLWHSPKPVIAAVHGWCVGGGSELALCADIVVMSEDARIGTPYSRMWGCHLAGMWIYRLGLAHAKELALTGRALSGVEAKALGLVNDAVPFERLEETVFALADRLVTIPQSQLTAMKTVVNQAYMNMGLGSTQLLGTMLDGMLRNTPDALEFIRLAEQEGASAAVARRDAPFGDYSQGERPNPQHVLDVQPRP